A window of Daucus carota subsp. sativus chromosome 2, DH1 v3.0, whole genome shotgun sequence genomic DNA:
TACATAAAATGCCCTTTTTTCCATGGACTACCCCAAAACTTCACATGTAATTACACAATATGCCACCGGAAAACTCCTACGCATGCCACACTTACTACTAcagtattattataaaattaaaagcttTAAAAGCTTTCTAACATATCACGTGTCACGTGTCCTAACTTTCCTAAATTATACTAACATTCCTCACCCTCTTTCTCTTCCACAGGATGAGTCCTTCCTGTTTGAAGATAAGCTGCAGAGTCTAGCTTCGAAAACCGTTCAGGGATGCTACAAGAAGAATGAATTTGTCCTGTGCGTGTTAAAGTGTAAGTCAATCCTTTCTCCTACTGCAGAATAACACCAAAATCGTACACAGTTTTCAACTTATGGACTggaatttcatttcaaatctcgatattcaatttcaaattttagacAGAGCTTATATTGTGTTTTGTTGAGAACTGGTTCCACAAGAATACAAGAACATTTTTCAATTGAAGCTTTGGAGGATGAAAGAGGTTTCTGTGCATAAGAActgtttaaatatatatctCCTTTGCATAGAATTCATGATTTTGTGTTTTCATCTCAGGTTAATTACAATCATCTCAACCTAGATAATTTCAGTTCATTTAAATCTGAATTCGGTATGTTCTCTACCATTTTTTTGTGTATTGAATATCCTGATAGTATGGTattgtttctttgtttttttggtTAAACAAGTAATGCTTTCCAACACATTAGGAAGCACTACAGGAAGAAGGAGGAAAGCTGAGCCTCCTAAACCAGACAAAGAGAATGTGGCACCTGTTCAGATTAATACTCTATCAGGTCCATTCTTAATAGAACTTTTCAGCTTATGTTGTTTAGAAGGAAATACAATGTTTGTTGTGAATCAAAATCTGTGGGTTTGTTGTTTGGATTCTATAAAATGtcatgttatattttaaaaaatctgtGGGTTTGTTGTTTGGATTCTATTAAatgaaatgttatatttttaatattcagaCATGGTGCGTGCAAGTTTTCATTTATGGTGGTTGTAGAGAAAATATAGAAGTTTGTTGGCTGATAATATGTTGGTTTGTTGTTTTGGTTTCATGAACTCTGCTATCATTTGACACTACTTAGGCATCCATAATAGAACTGTTTGTTGTTGGGGTTTTAACATAACTTTTACTCTAGGCTCTGGCACTCTCAATTCTACACAGAATGCAGGGATTCATACTGCTACTACTACCACTCCACATTCTCAGACCTGTCACCGTACGCTCTCAAGTACTCAATCCATTCCTATCAGTAATGCTTGTCACACCTCTTCTAATATATCAAACCAAGGTACCTCTACTCTGTTATATTACAACTACTACTAAGGAGTTCAGATTGTATGAGTAGAACTAAAACCATTCTTTATGTCTATTTCAGGGAGTTCAAAAATGTCGAGAAAGGGTTGGAGTACAAACAAAGATGTTGTCCCATTCTACTTGAAATCTCCTACTGTTAACTTGAATGAAAGGGATGCTTCCATAAGTCCTGGACCTGCATTTAATTCTGGTACCATCCCTGTATCTGCAGTTTGTAATACTCCTTTCAATTTGACAATGTTATGAAATTGAATCAAGGACTTTGTACCACAGGTACTTTACAATAACTTCTCCTGtattcttaattattttatatgagtATTGCATCTCCAAGTTAGGTGATAATTTGTGTAATATAAACATAATTAACAACAGGGACTCAGAAGAGGAGTGCAAAGAGAAGGAAAGGTGGTGACGAAAATGTGCTTCCACAACACCCttcaaattcattaaatcatttgAACTCTCCAGTTTTGAATTTCGAGGAAAGATCGGCATCATGCATGACTGATCAAGCTGCATCTATTTCTACAAGGCCTCCACTTTCCGATGTTTCTAATACTGCTGTCAACATTCACAGTAGAATGGATCTGAATGAAGGAGATAAAGGTACTTTCTACACTCAATTTCACAATCCATTAATTGTTTTGTTGTCTCTTAATTGTTGTTTATCTGTTATCTATATTTAAAGATGACTCACCCTCTCCAAATACTATTTCAGAGGATTATGGACCCATGAGACAAGTTAAAGCTAAAAAATCAAAGACTAGGATCCCTCCCACAGACAAAGAAGGGACCAGCAGACAATTATTTGGTATACGTCAACTGAACGATGATGCCACTATAGGTACTGGAGCTTTGTTTTGATCAAAacctaataaaaattaatcatattcTGCTCTCCACATTATCCTTTGCTGATTGGTGGTTTAAACTGTTTTAACAGAGCATTCTGCAATTGCATCTGTCTTGGAAGATGCTGATCAACTTTTAATCAAATGGTTAGTTGGTATCACACAAATTATGCTACTGcattatcattatcatctaATCTGCACACAACAGTTTTCTTATATTTTGCATTTGTTAAGGTTGTGAGACTGATTATGCTGAACCTGAAGTGGTAGATAATGTTGTTTTGCCTGCCGTGCAAAAAGCTCTCAGATGTAAGCTTCCTCGACTCTTATAATATTAACACTATTCTGTTTGTCACATTTTGTCACTCATTTTTTGTATTAGTAATGACTCTCTCATTTTAATGACAGGTAACACTGGATATGTGTCTTTGGGGCCACCTACAGAATGTTGCTCCAAATGCAAGGCTCTTATGTGGAAAGAAGAACGTGTGAATAAAACTGTGAAGAATGGTACACCTGAGTTCAGTTTATGTTGTTCTAAAGGTCAGATCAAGCTGCCTGAAACACCTCCAACTCCTTCATACCTGTTAAATATTTACAATGATCCATTGAAGGGCAAACGCTTCCGAAAATCAAATTCGTTTGTATAATACCATGTTTGCATTCACTTCTATGGGCGGTAGAGTGGACCACTCTATAAACAACGGCTCATCTCCTATGTATACCGTCTTAATGGACAGAACCATCATCTCTTTGGTTCTCTCATACCTAATGAAGGTGAGGACCCCAAGTTCTGTCAATTATACATATACGATACCGATAATGAAGTGGAGAACAGGCTGAAATGGGTCAGTGTTTCGGATGGTAAAACTGTTGATGTGGAGATTGTACAAGGTCTGTTGGCTATGTTGGATGAAACAAACGAACTCACAAAATACTTTCGTATGGCCCGGGACAGATTCAAAGAACAGCCTGTGCAGGATCTGAGATCGTCATGAAAGTGTGTCGTAGTGTAACTGGCCGTGAGAATTTCATAGGGCCATCAAATGAGGTAGGAGCAATTATGGTTGGAGACTTAGAAGACACATGTGGTGAGCGAGACATCATTGTTGAGACAAAGAGCAAGGTTCTTGAAAGAATATCTGACATACACCCTAAGTTGATGGCCCTACAATACCCTCTTTTGTTTCCTGAAGGTGAAGACGGATACCATGATGACATCCCTTATGTGCAATCTGGAAAACATGTTGCCAAAAAGCGTCAGAGGATAACAATGAAGGAGTTTTACTCATACAAACTGCAATGCCGACTAAATGAAGGTAAACTATTTATTATGATCATTTCTAAATACACAGTTGTATTCTGATCATGGTGTTCCAACTAATGTAAGCAGATATGTAGTTTACCAAGAACTTTTCTACAATCTACCTAAGCTGTAATCTAAGCTGTTCTTcgcaaattaaaattttatatcctaAGTATTGAATGTTAAGACATGATTTATTAGACAATCCAAGACAAGGCTCATTAGACAATGCCTATTAATTTCTAAGCTGTTAATTGTTTTGTTGCCTGTTAGTTGTTTTTTATCTCTTATCTATGTGTAAAGAGGATTCTGATACCTCTTCTCTGGAATAATTAACTATTTAAACATAATTAACTACTTCATTCTTTCAGGTAATACCCCTCGCTTGGGTGGAAGACTGTACCAGCAATACATCGTGGATGCATTTTCGGCCATTGAACAGTCGCGCCTTTGGTGGTTTCGTACACACCAGACCACTCTCCGTAATGATTTATACAGCAACATTCAAAAGAGCATACGAGATGGTCATCAAGATACTTCTTCTGTTGGGAAAGGTTTCATTTTGCCCGCTAGCTTTCTTGGTTCGAAGAGATACATGCAACAAAATTTCCAGGATGCACTTGCTATTTGTCGCTACATTGGTCACCCGGACATTTTTTTGACTATGACATGTAATAGTGCTTGGGATGAAATCAAAGAAATGATGAAGCTATATCCGGGTTGCATGGCTGTTGACTCCCCCGATGTCATTGCACGCGTGTTCAAACTGAAGTTGGATCAGATAGTGGAGGACATCAAAAACAAACATTATTTTGGAACATGTATTGCAAGTAAGTATGCTATCTCCTCTAAGTCAACTGCATATGAATGTCCACTTccatatcatattaattttgttttatcataatatttgtaGTTATGTATGTCATAGAATTCCAAAAACGTGGACTACCTCACGTCCATATGCTAATATGGCTCGACGCTGCTTCGAAGAGGAAACTCAATGATGATGTTGATAGTTTTGTAAGTGCTGAAATACCTGATCCAATAAAAGATCCAGTTGGTTATGCAGCTGTTTCCTCATTTATGATCCACGGCCCTTGTGGTTTCCAAAGGAAAAATTCCCCTGTATGAAGGATTCAAAGTGTACCAAATACTTTCCAAGAAGTAAGCTGTTCAATAACATCCCATCACTCTTTTTTTAATGCATAATTTCCCATAATTTGCTTCTGACTACAAATCCACATTCTCTATTTGATTTTAGGTATTGTCCGGAGACATATTTTGACCAATCGGGATTCCCTGTCTACAAAAGGCGCGACACTAAAATTACTGTCCGGAAGAACAATGTGGATCTTGATAATCAATTTGTCGTGCCTTACAACCGTGATCTCCTGGTCAAATATCAATGTCATATGAACATTGAAATTTGTTGCCACGCACGAACTCTCAAGTACTTATTCAAGTACTGCCTCAAAGGACATGATCGTGCTACTGTCGAATTGTCAACCAAGAAGAAGCAAGACACTGATGACTCCAAGCCTATCGATGAGATTCAATCTTACTTTGACGGGAGATACATATGTGGATGTGAGGCTGCGTATAGAATTTTTGGATTTGATATACATTATCGATCCGTGTCTGTCCATCGCCTCTCATTTCATTTACCAGGCAATAAAAACTGCACTTTCAAGGAAGATGAGAATCTGCAAAAAGTTGTGCAGCGTGAAAAATGGAAACTCAGTCAACTTGAGGCTTTCTTCAAACTAAACAAGGATGATCCATCTGCTAGGAAATACACTTATGATGAGATTCCACAACATTATGTGTGGAATGAAACTGATCATGTCTGGACAGTGAGGAAGAGAGGCCAGCAAATCGGACGTTTGTTGTATACACATCATAATTCTGGAGAGATTTGGTATCTCAGGTTGTTACTGACCAAGGTTAGAGGTCCAACTTCTTTCAATGCTCTTAAAACTGTACATGGTGTGGTTTACAACACTTTTAAAGATGCGTGTAGAAAACTGGGATTGCTTGACGATGACAATGAATGGGACGAAGTAATGGATGAGTGTGCCAAGTGTGGATTTCCTCCTCAAATAAGAGAGCTTTTTGTTCATATCATGATCAACTGTCAAGTGACTGACCTAGGAAGTTTGTGGACAAAGCACTGGAAACACATGGTCGATGATATCATTCTTCGTAAGAGACAGCAATCTGGTAATACAAACACTAATTTCAGTGACAAGCAACTACAATTTTATGCATTAGCAGGTACTATTTTTGGTAGCCTCATCAAAAGTTTTCTAATATTCACTCCT
This region includes:
- the LOC135150526 gene encoding uncharacterized protein LOC135150526, which encodes MKVCRSVTGRENFIGPSNEVGAIMVGDLEDTCGERDIIVETKSKVLERISDIHPKLMALQYPLLFPEGEDGYHDDIPYVQSGKHVAKKRQRITMKEFYSYKLQCRLNEGNTPRLGGRLYQQYIVDAFSAIEQSRLWWFRTHQTTLRNDLYSNIQKSIRDGHQDTSSVGKGFILPASFLGSKRYMQQNFQDALAICRYIGHPDIFLTMTCNSAWDEIKEMMKLYPGCMAVDSPDVIARVFKLKLDQIVEDIKNKHYFGTCIAIMYVIEFQKRGLPHVHMLIWLDAASKRKLNDDVDSFVSAEIPDPIKDPVGKIPLYEGFKVYQILSKKYCPETYFDQSGFPVYKRRDTKITVRKNNVDLDNQFVVPYNRDLLVKYQCHMNIEICCHARTLKYLFKYCLKGHDRATVELSTKKKQDTDDSKPIDEIQSYFDGRYICGCEAAYRIFGFDIHYRSVSVHRLSFHLPGNKNCTFKEDENLQKVVQREKWKLSQLEAFFKLNKDDPSARKYTYDEIPQHYVWNETDHVWTVRKRGQQIGRLLYTHHNSGEIWYLRLLLTKVRGPTSFNALKTVHGVVYNTFKDACRKLGLLDDDNEWDEVMDECAKCGFPPQIRELFVHIMINCQVTDLGSLWTKHWKHMVDDIILRKRQQSGNTNTNFSDKQLQFYALAEIDKILRTIGKCLKQFSQLPQPPVSYIQTDANNLIVDETSYDIEEMEREFLKLHSNCNPEQLSVYDAVFQSVTENKGGVFFVYGSGGCGKTYVWKTLIYKLRSQGKIVLPVASSGIAATLMPGGRTAHSRFKIPIVLDEYSSCAINLNSDIANLIKCTSLIIWDEAPMQHRYAFECLDRSLRDIMKTLNPDNFNKPFGGITVLLGGDFRQILPVINMGGRADIVAACITRSRIWKEAIIFILKQNMRLNQGQNAEEKENLRKFAEWVLQIGDGKLSPPTDELSVVDEDSIMIPADFVIQKLKTLLKI